A window of the Cystobacter fuscus genome harbors these coding sequences:
- a CDS encoding Imm26 family immunity protein: MRKQKHTTGSFVRIVLADGSFAYARLLESPYAAFYNYRTTSPDSDLDRIASSSILFRIAIRHLALNAWEVIGRRDLEEQLTQPVVQFMQDLGDFRRCNIFDTAGHERAAEPQECVGVERAAVWEQESVEERLLDTFLGRPNADEEHLKVRLH; this comes from the coding sequence ATGCGCAAACAGAAGCACACAACAGGATCATTCGTCAGGATCGTCCTCGCCGATGGCTCTTTTGCCTATGCAAGGCTGCTCGAGTCCCCGTACGCGGCTTTCTATAACTACAGAACTACAAGTCCGGACTCTGATCTGGACAGGATTGCGTCAAGCTCCATCCTCTTCAGAATTGCCATCCGCCATCTGGCCCTGAATGCGTGGGAGGTCATTGGGCGGAGGGATCTTGAGGAGCAATTGACCCAGCCTGTCGTTCAGTTCATGCAGGACCTGGGGGACTTCCGGCGCTGTAACATCTTCGACACCGCTGGCCATGAGAGAGCCGCCGAGCCCCAGGAATGCGTGGGGGTTGAGCGGGCGGCGGTCTGGGAGCAGGAGTCAGTTGAGGAACGCCTGCTGGACACCTTCCTGGGACGGCCCAATGCCGATGAGGAGCACCTGAAAGTACGTTTGCACTGA
- a CDS encoding GxGYxYP domain-containing protein codes for MKIDRWARWAPVFAMTLSAWGMCRPAVALAAGLTWPANQVLPSFTAPAATLDVMDLTAANADEAALFTTLKGLVNRTQPRIFTYDTAVRGQDGKYGWLNSLGLGYTDVADNWSLLSKYRSEVAGIVVYDTAVPDTLNLATTIAGLGNGVVASPALVARLTSAPYNLPILVDLRGRFTTKLQVYQYLYDNYWSQVTHRVIIGLAPDIKGFLRDYATATKMAVVWLDPRVAAEDSLLRKFLVAMPYGSGGIYMGWWPEEASGVQRVSEYGISTVASDFASNLTVFGGTSRTVNVKPVPNKPTLNNKIYITLILSDGDNLQYVEHLFKKFWDSPARGQVPIGWTISPAMLDAMPGVLNYLYATATPNDNLISGPTGLGYTYPNYWGNASHLDNYVSLTGDYMNRSGLKVLTVWNKIDGATNTNVGNSFAYNAPALLGLTAQNAGGGITVYNNVMPSQGLNATYCPTESSMISEINKAISGWNGTSPRFVSIQANPWEGNSVQSFVNVVNAFKGNGNLVFVRPDNYFQLMRESYLLPTDPSTVVKTYEAETTSYAASPFSHTVGRSSDNGWTANVSQDNAGMMLYGPYVSTFPAGPLSTTFKMKIDVNTGNNDHVVTLDIRDATTAQVLTSFDVYRHQFKASGVYQDFSLTYENVAGHQLEFRADYKDQAAINIDKVTTTTRLGQYEAEGAVVAHHAGRSSGDGWQASPSLDAAGHMVYGPYDAQVPVGNRKVTFRVKTDNNSLGAQVVATVDVRDNTTGTVLASMDLTSQQFAAAHQYQDFRLSFPQTVLNRVLEYRVHFPKTATITVDKITLH; via the coding sequence ATGAAGATCGACCGATGGGCCCGGTGGGCGCCTGTCTTCGCCATGACCTTGTCGGCCTGGGGGATGTGCCGCCCCGCGGTGGCCCTGGCGGCTGGACTCACCTGGCCCGCGAATCAGGTGCTCCCGTCCTTCACCGCGCCCGCGGCGACGCTGGACGTGATGGACCTGACCGCCGCCAATGCCGACGAGGCGGCGCTCTTCACGACTCTCAAGGGGCTCGTCAACAGGACCCAACCCCGCATCTTCACGTACGACACCGCCGTGCGCGGCCAGGATGGCAAGTACGGTTGGCTCAATTCCCTGGGGCTCGGCTACACGGACGTCGCCGACAACTGGAGCCTCTTGAGCAAGTACAGGAGCGAGGTCGCGGGTATCGTCGTCTACGACACCGCGGTGCCCGACACGCTGAACCTGGCCACCACCATCGCGGGTCTGGGCAATGGCGTCGTCGCTTCCCCGGCACTGGTCGCCCGGCTGACGTCCGCTCCCTACAACCTGCCCATCCTGGTGGATCTGCGCGGCCGGTTCACCACGAAGCTCCAGGTCTACCAGTACCTGTATGACAACTACTGGTCCCAGGTGACGCACCGGGTGATCATCGGGCTCGCGCCGGACATCAAGGGCTTCCTGCGGGACTACGCCACCGCCACGAAGATGGCCGTCGTGTGGCTGGATCCCCGGGTCGCCGCGGAGGATTCGCTGCTCAGGAAGTTCCTGGTGGCCATGCCCTACGGCAGCGGGGGCATCTACATGGGCTGGTGGCCGGAAGAGGCCTCGGGCGTCCAGCGCGTCTCCGAGTACGGCATCTCCACGGTGGCCAGTGACTTCGCCTCGAACCTGACGGTGTTCGGCGGGACGTCCCGGACGGTGAACGTCAAACCCGTTCCCAACAAGCCCACCCTGAACAACAAGATCTACATCACGCTCATCCTGAGCGATGGGGACAACCTGCAGTACGTGGAGCATCTCTTCAAGAAGTTCTGGGACAGCCCCGCCCGGGGACAGGTGCCCATCGGGTGGACCATCTCGCCCGCCATGCTGGATGCCATGCCCGGCGTGCTGAACTACCTGTACGCCACCGCCACGCCCAATGACAACCTCATCTCGGGCCCCACCGGACTGGGCTACACCTATCCCAACTACTGGGGGAACGCGTCCCACCTGGACAACTACGTGTCGCTGACCGGCGATTACATGAACCGCTCGGGGTTGAAGGTCCTCACCGTGTGGAACAAGATCGACGGCGCCACGAACACGAACGTGGGCAACTCCTTCGCGTACAACGCGCCGGCCCTGCTGGGGTTGACCGCGCAGAACGCGGGCGGCGGCATCACGGTGTACAACAACGTCATGCCGAGCCAGGGCCTCAATGCCACGTACTGCCCGACGGAGAGCTCGATGATCTCGGAGATCAACAAAGCCATCTCCGGCTGGAACGGCACGTCTCCCCGGTTCGTCAGCATCCAGGCCAATCCGTGGGAGGGCAACAGCGTCCAGAGCTTCGTCAACGTGGTGAACGCCTTCAAGGGCAACGGCAACCTCGTCTTCGTGCGGCCGGACAACTACTTCCAGCTCATGCGCGAGTCCTACCTCCTGCCCACGGACCCCTCCACGGTGGTGAAGACGTACGAGGCGGAGACGACGAGCTATGCCGCCTCGCCCTTCTCTCACACGGTCGGCCGCTCGAGCGACAATGGCTGGACGGCGAACGTCTCCCAGGACAACGCCGGCATGATGCTCTACGGCCCCTATGTCTCGACCTTCCCGGCCGGGCCGCTCTCCACCACGTTCAAGATGAAGATCGACGTCAATACCGGCAACAACGACCACGTCGTGACGCTCGACATCCGGGATGCCACCACGGCGCAGGTGTTGACGTCGTTCGACGTCTACCGCCACCAGTTCAAGGCCTCTGGTGTCTATCAGGACTTCAGCCTGACCTATGAGAACGTCGCTGGCCATCAGCTCGAGTTCCGGGCCGACTACAAGGACCAGGCGGCCATCAACATCGACAAGGTCACCACGACGACCCGCCTCGGCCAGTACGAGGCGGAAGGGGCCGTGGTGGCGCATCACGCCGGACGCTCGAGCGGCGACGGCTGGCAGGCCTCACCCTCGCTCGACGCGGCCGGGCACATGGTCTACGGCCCCTATGACGCCCAGGTGCCGGTTGGAAACCGCAAGGTGACGTTCCGGGTGAAGACGGACAACAACTCGCTCGGTGCCCAGGTGGTCGCGACCGTGGACGTGAGGGACAACACCACGGGGACCGTTCTGGCCAGCATGGACCTGACGTCGCAACAGTTCGCCGCCGCCCACCAGTACCAGGACTTCCGCCTGAGCTTCCCCCAGACGGTGCTCAACCGCGTCCTCGAATACCGGGTCCACTTCCCCAAGACCGCGACGATCACCGTCGACAAAATCACGCTCCACTGA
- a CDS encoding YbaN family protein translates to MEPRSPSVDEERNQRFRPFFTAIGFICVGLGMLGAFLPLLPATPFLLLALWAFSRSSPRFHHWLYTHPHFGSRLQEWNQYGTVPVKVKASAISAMGVSFALMAFVLRVKWPVLALSGSLMLVGAAYILSRPSRPPG, encoded by the coding sequence ATGGAGCCACGTTCCCCGAGCGTCGATGAAGAGCGGAACCAGCGCTTCCGGCCCTTCTTCACGGCGATCGGGTTCATCTGTGTCGGCCTGGGGATGCTCGGCGCGTTCCTGCCGCTGCTTCCCGCGACGCCCTTCCTGCTCCTGGCGTTGTGGGCGTTCTCGCGCAGCTCGCCCCGCTTCCATCACTGGCTGTACACGCATCCGCACTTCGGGTCTCGGCTCCAGGAGTGGAACCAGTACGGCACCGTGCCGGTGAAGGTGAAGGCGAGCGCGATCTCCGCCATGGGGGTGAGCTTCGCGCTCATGGCCTTCGTCCTGCGTGTGAAGTGGCCCGTGCTGGCCCTCTCCGGGTCGCTGATGCTCGTCGGGGCGGCGTACATTCTCAGTCGCCCCAGCCGTCCACCCGGCTGA
- a CDS encoding GNAT family N-acetyltransferase, with protein sequence MDQTSPAIVVRDYRPTDVDALMALFRTAVLQVARRDYTEAQVRAWAERMDRERWLERLAARPTFVAEVGGQIAGFSDLEPDGHIDMLFVHADHQGRGVASALFEHILARAKVAGLERLYTEASLTARPFFERRGFTVLAAQDVPVAGEVLRNFRMERAL encoded by the coding sequence ATGGATCAGACCTCCCCCGCCATCGTCGTGCGCGACTACCGCCCCACGGACGTGGACGCCCTGATGGCCCTGTTCCGCACCGCGGTGCTCCAGGTGGCACGGCGCGACTACACCGAGGCCCAGGTACGGGCCTGGGCCGAGCGGATGGACCGGGAGCGTTGGCTCGAGCGCCTGGCGGCCAGGCCGACCTTCGTCGCCGAGGTGGGCGGACAGATCGCCGGCTTCAGCGACCTGGAGCCCGATGGCCACATCGACATGCTGTTCGTCCACGCGGACCATCAGGGACGGGGCGTCGCCTCCGCGCTGTTCGAGCACATCCTGGCCCGCGCGAAGGTGGCGGGCCTCGAGCGCCTCTACACCGAGGCCAGCCTCACCGCCCGGCCGTTCTTCGAGCGCCGCGGCTTCACGGTCCTCGCGGCACAGGACGTGCCCGTCGCCGGGGAGGTGCTGCGCAACTTCCGGATGGAGCGAGCCCTCTAG
- a CDS encoding alpha/beta fold hydrolase — protein sequence MSATPSTRLPVTHHRTTKVEGLEIFYREAGPADAPVVVLLHGYPSSSHMYRNLIPALADRYHVIAPDLPGFGLSAMPSREAFTYSFARYAEIVDGLLEQLGARRYALYVMDYGAPTGFRLALRHPERVTALITQNGNAYEEGLQAFWDPIKALWADNSPERRDVVRPFMTLEGTRSQYVNGVKDVSRLDPAAWLHDQLFLDRPGSIEIQLDLIYDYRNNVALYPKFHEFFRTYQPPTLIAWGANDSIFPPEGAKAFLRDLPNAELHLLDTGHFALEDKADEIVPLMRDFLARHLPA from the coding sequence ATGTCCGCTACCCCGTCGACCCGCCTTCCCGTCACCCACCATCGGACCACGAAGGTCGAGGGCTTGGAGATCTTCTATCGCGAGGCGGGTCCGGCCGATGCGCCCGTGGTCGTGCTGCTGCACGGCTACCCCAGCTCGTCGCACATGTACCGCAATCTGATCCCCGCGCTCGCGGATCGCTACCATGTGATCGCACCCGATCTTCCCGGCTTTGGCCTGTCGGCGATGCCCTCGCGCGAGGCGTTCACGTACAGCTTCGCGCGCTACGCGGAGATCGTCGATGGCCTGCTCGAGCAGCTCGGTGCGAGGCGTTATGCGCTCTATGTGATGGATTATGGCGCGCCGACGGGCTTCCGGCTCGCGCTCAGGCATCCCGAGCGGGTGACGGCGCTCATCACCCAGAATGGCAACGCCTATGAAGAGGGCCTCCAGGCGTTCTGGGATCCCATCAAGGCGCTGTGGGCCGACAATTCACCCGAGCGTCGCGACGTGGTGCGGCCCTTCATGACACTCGAGGGCACCCGGTCCCAGTACGTCAATGGCGTCAAGGACGTGTCCCGCCTCGATCCGGCGGCCTGGCTTCATGATCAGCTCTTCCTGGACCGGCCGGGCAGCATCGAGATCCAACTGGATCTCATCTACGACTACCGGAACAACGTGGCGCTCTATCCGAAGTTCCATGAGTTCTTCCGGACGTACCAGCCGCCCACGTTGATCGCCTGGGGCGCCAACGACAGCATCTTCCCGCCCGAGGGCGCGAAGGCCTTCCTGCGCGATCTGCCCAACGCCGAGCTCCACCTGCTCGACACCGGGCACTTCGCCCTCGAGGACAAGGCCGACGAGATCGTGCCGTTGATGCGCGACTTCCTGGCGCGCCATCTGCCGGCCTGA